Proteins encoded within one genomic window of Pongo abelii isolate AG06213 chromosome 18, NHGRI_mPonAbe1-v2.0_pri, whole genome shotgun sequence:
- the CDIP1 gene encoding cell death-inducing p53-target protein 1: MSNEPPPPYPGGPTAPLLEEKSGAPPTPGRSSPAVMQPPPGMPLPPADIGPPPYEPPGHPMPQPGFIPPHMSADGTYMPPGFYPPPGPHPPMGYYPPGPYTPGPYPGPGGHTATVLVPSGAATTVTVLQGEIFEGAPVQTVCPHCQQAITTKISYEIGLMNFVLGFFCCFMGCDLGCCLIPCLINDFKDVTHTCPSCKAYIYTYKRLC; the protein is encoded by the exons ATGTCCAACGAGCCTCCCCCTCCTTATCCTGGGGGCCCCACAGCCCCACTTCTGGAGGAGAAAAGTGGAGCCCCGCCCACCCCAG GCCGTTCCTCCCCAGCTGTGATGCAGCCCCCTCCAGGCATGCCACTGCCCCCTGCGGACATTGGCCCCCCACCCTATGAGCCGCCGGGTCACCCAATGCCCCAGCCTGGCTTCATCCCCCCCCACATGAGTGCAGATGGCACCTACATGCCTCCGG GTTTCTACCCTCCTCCAGGCCCCCACCCACCCATGGGCTACTACCCCCCAGGGCCCTACACGCCAGGGCCCTACCCTGGCCCTGGGGGCCACACAGCCACAGTCCTAGTCCCTTCAGGAGCTGCCACCACGGTGACAGTGCTGCAGGGAGAGATCTTTGAGGGAGCGCCTGTGCAGACGGTGTGTCCCCACTGCCAGCAGGCCATCACCACCAAGATCTCCTACGAGATTGGCTTGATGAATTTCGTGCTGGGTTTCTTCTGTTGCTTCATGGG ATGTGATCTGGGCTGCTGCCTGATCCCCTGCCTCATCAATGACTTCAAGGATGTGACGCACACATGCCCCAGCTGCAAAGCCTACATCTACACGTACAAGCGCCTGTGCTAA